CGCGCCCGACCATCGCGCCCATGTCGCTGCCGTGCACCCCGTAGGCGTCGTAGCCCAGGCGCCGCATCAGGACGTCGTACGCCGCTGCCGCGCGCTTCGCCGTCCATCCCGCGTCGGCGACCGGGGTCGACCAGCCGAAGCCCGGCATCGACGGGATGACCAGGTGGAAGGCGTCCTCCGCGCGACCGCCGTGGGCCTCGGGGTCGACGAGCGGCTCGATCATGTCGACGAAGTCGAGCACCGAGCCCGGGTAGGCGTGGGCCAGCAGCAGCGGGGTGGCGTCGGCGTGGCGCGAGCGGACGTGGAGGAAGTGGATCCGCTGGCCGTCGACGTCGGTGACGAAGTTGTCGTAGGCGTTGAGCCGGGCCTCGACGGCCCGCCAGTCGAAGTCCTGCCACTGCTCGACCATGGAGCGGAGGTAGGACTCCGGGGTGCCGTGGTCCCACGAGTCGCCGGGCGCGGCCGGGGCGAAGCGGGTGCGGGCGAGGCGCTCGCGCAGGTCGTCCAGGTCGGCCTGCGGGACGTCGATGACGAAGGGGGTGATCTGCTCGGTCATGGTCGTGCCTTCCGGTTCTCGGTGGGGGTTCCCTCCTTGGTGTCTCCGACGTTAGAAGCGATACCGGAACACTTCTTTCCTGTTAAAACAGGTGGGTGCAGACAACTTCCGGGCGTGTCCTCGAGCTGCTGGGCCTGCTGCAGTCGCGGGTCGAGTGGACCGCCCCCGAGCTCGCCGCGCGCCTGGGCGTCACCGAGCGCACCGTGCGCAATGACGTCACCCGGCTGCGGGAGCTGGGCTACCCCGTCGACGGCCTCCGCGGCCGGACCGGCCACTACCGGCTCGGCGTCGGTGCGAAGCTCCCGCCCCTGCTGCTCGACGACGAGGAGGCCGTGGCCGTCGCGGTCGGCCTCCGCACGCTGACCGGGGTCGCCGGCTTCGAGGAGAGCGGCGGGCGCGCCCTGACCAAGCTGGAGCACGTGCTGCCCGACCGGCTGCGCCGCCGGGTGACCGCGCTGCGCGACGCGACCGAGGCCGGCCCGGTCAACACCGACTCCAACGTCGAGGACCCCGAGGTCGACGCGGGCGTGCTCGCCGAGATCGCCGACGCGATCCGCGACCACCGCGGCCTGCGTGCGTTCTACGGCCCGCCGGGCGGCGAGGACGGGGAGGGCGAGGACGGGGACCGGGAGCGGGTGGAGATCGAGCCGTACCGCGTGGTCGCGTGGCAGCGGCGGTGGTTCGTGGTCGGCCGCTCGCCCGCGACCGGGGCGTGGGCGCCGTACCGGGTCGACTGGCTGACCCTGCGCCTGCCGGGCGGGCGCCACTTCGTACCCGCCGAGCTGCCCGGCGACCTGACCGAGCTCGTCGTGCGCGAGGTGGCCCGGACCGGCTGGGCCGTGCACGCCCGGCTGGTCATCGACGCCGCCCCCGAGGAGGTCCTCGCCCGGATCAACCCGGCGGTCGGCGTCGTCGAGCCGCTGCCCGACGGCCGGTGCGTGCTGGTGACCGGTGGCGACAGCCTCGAGATCGTCGCGGTGTGGATCGGCATGCTCGGCATCGACTTCACCGTCGAGTCGCCCGCGGCGCTCGTCGACCACCTCCGGGTCCTGGCGGAGCGATATGCCGGTGCGGTTGTCGGGAGCGCTGGCTAGGGTCGCCCGCATGACGCGACTCGTGGACGCCCGCACCGACCAGTTCGTCGAGGACCTGGCCGCGCTCGACCCGCTCACCGCGACCTACGCCGGCATCCCCGGCCACGAGGGCGAGCTGCCGGACCTCTCGCCCGACGGCTTCGCCGCCCGCGAGGAGCTGCACCGCCGCGCGCTGGCCGACGTCGCGGCCCTGGCCAGCGCCGACGAGCGCGAGGAGGTCGCGAAGAACGCCTTCCTCGAGCGGGTCGGCCTCACCGTCGAGCGGGCCGACGCCGGCGTCGAGCGCAGCGAGTTCTCCGTCATCAGCAGCGCCGCCCACGCCGTGCGCGAGATCTTCGACCTGATGCCGACCGAGACCGCCGAGCACTGGGACGCCATCGGCGACCGGCTCGCCGCCATCCCCGCAGCGCTCGAGGGCTACCGCACGACGCTCCTCGAGGAGGCCGCCGCCGGTCGCGTCTCCGCCCGGAGGCAGTACGCCGAGGTGGCGAGCCAGGTGCGCGGCTGGACCGGCCAGGAGGGCGCCGCGGGCGACTACTTCCTGCGGGCGGTGGCCGAGGCGCCGGAGTCGGCCCGTGACGCGCTGACGACGGCGGCGCAGGCCGCCTCGGCGGCGTACGCGGAGTTCGGCCGGTTCGTCGAGACCGACCTGCAGCCGAGGGGCCGCGAGACCGACGGCGTCGGCCGCGAGACCTACGCGCTGGCGTCGCGCTACTTCCTCGGCGCGGCCGTCGACCTCGAGGAGACCTACGCCTGGGGCTGGGAGGAGCTCAAGCGGATCGAGGACGACATGGCCGCCACCGCGCAGCGGATCGTCGGCGGCGGGTCCGTCGCCGACGCGGTCGCCGCCCTCGACGCCGACCCGGACCGCGACTGCGGGAGCCGCGAGGCCTTCCAGGCGTGGATGCAGGCGAAGTCCGACGAGATCCTCCGGGCCTTCGACGGCGTCCACTTCGACATCGCCGAGCCGATCCGCACCCTGCAGTGCAAGGTCGCGCCGATCAACGACGGCGGCGCCTGGTACTCCCCTCCCTCCGAGGACTTCTCGCGCCCCGGCACGATGTGGTTCTCCTTCACCGACGACCACGAGCACTACTCCACCTGGCGCGAGACCACGACCGTCTTCCACGAGGGCGTCCCCGGCCACCACCTGCAGTGCGCGCAGGTCGTGCACCAGGCCGAGCTGCTCAACCGCTGGCAGCGGCTGCTGTGCTGGGTCAGTGGCCACGGCGAGGGGTGGGCGCTCTACGCCGAGCGGCTGATGGACGAGCTCGGCTACTTCGACGACCCGGGCGACCGGCTCGGCTTCCTCGACATGCAGGGCTTCCGCGCCGCGCGCGTCATCGTCGACATCGGCGTCCACCTCGGGCTCGAGGTGCCGAAGGACAACCCGTTCGGCTGGCGACCGGGCGAGGTCTGGGACGCCGACCGCGTCCTCGAGTTCATGCGCGCGCACTCGCGGATGGACGACGGGGCGCTGAGGTTCGAGGTCAACCGCTACCTCGGCTGGCCGGGCCAGGCGCCGTCGTACAAGGTCGGCGAGCGGATCTGGCTCGACGCCCGCGCCGACGCCCAGGCCCGCCACGGCAGCGACTTCGACCTCAAGGCCTTCCACACCGCGGCGCTGAACCTCGGCTCCATCGGCCTCGACCCGCTCAAGGCGGCGCTGGGCCGGCTGTGACCCACCTCGACCCCGGCCAGGCGCGACGGATCGCGCTGCGCGCCCAGCTCCTGGACGCGCGGCGCAGCCGCTCGGTGGCCGAGGTCGTGGAGGAGCTGACCCTGCTGCAGGTCGACCCGACCGCCGCCGTGGCGCCCAGCGTGGACCTCGTGCTGTGGTCGCGCCTGGGGGACGAGTACGAGCACTCCGACCTCACCTTCGCCCTCGAGACGGAGCGCTCGCTGGTCGAGCACTCGTCCTTCGTCCGGCCCGTCGACGACATCGGACTCGTGCTCGCCACGACCACCGCCGACCTCCACCCGCGGGTCCTGGCCTGGGTGGCGGCCAACGACCGGTTCCGGGCCGACGTACTCGCCCAGCTCGCCGCCGAGGGGCCGCGGACCGCCGCCGAGATCCCCGACACCTGCCAGGAGCCGTGGGCATCCAGCGGCTGGAACAACGACAAGAACGTCAACCGGATGCTGGAGATGCTCACCCTGCTGGGGGACGTCGCGATCAGCGGCCGCCGCGGCCGGCTCCGCGTCTACGACCTCGCCGAGCGGGTCTACCCCGCCGACCTGGTCGTGCCGTCGTACGACGACGCGCGGGCCGCGCTCGACCGACGGCGGCTGGCGTCGCTCGGCATCGCCCGCGCGACCGCCAAGGGCAACGGCGGCGAGGAGCTGGGCGCGGGCGGCGCCGGCGAGCCGGCGACCGTCGAGGGGGTCGACGGCGAGTGGCGGGTCGACCCGGACGCACTGGCAGCCGCGGACGAGCCGCTCGAGGGCCGCTGCGCCTTCCTCTCGCCCTTCGACCGCCTCGTCTACGACCGCGACCGCGCCCGCGAGCTCTTCGGCTTCGACTACGTCCTGGAGATGTACAAGCCCGCGGCCCAGCGCCGCTGGGGCTACTTCGCCCTCCCCATCGTGTACGACGACCGGCTGGTCGGGAAGCTCGACGCGAAAGCCGACCGCAAGGCCGGCCTGCTCCGCGTCCACGCGGTACACGAGGACTTCCCGTGGGAGCCCGCGATCGGCGACGCCGTGGAGGCGGAGCTCGACGCACTGGCGGGGTGGCTGGGGATGGCGCTCACCCGGGCGTGAGCTCACCGGGTCGCGAAGCGCTCCCAGTGGCTCCCACCGTCGGCGCTGCGCCACACCTCGCCGTCGGCACCGGGCACCCAGAGGACGGGACCGTCGAGGTACTCGACGAGGAGCGGAGCGGCATCCGAGTTCCCAGTGACACCCGGCTGGTCGCTGGCGACCGGCTCGAGGGTGTCACCGACGACGCGCCACACTCCGGCATCGAAGCCCTGCCCGATGTCGTCCCAACGGGTGGCCAGCACGCGGACCTCCCCGTCCTGGAGCCAGGCGGCCGTCGTGGTGACGTGGCTGTCGGGCACGTCGATCGGGGTGCGGGTCCAGTCGGCCGGCGTCGCGGACGGAGCCCGGTCGACCACGTCCAGCGGGAAGAGCGTGGCGCCGTCCCCGCCCTCGATCACGGCGTGGTCCTGGCCGACGGCCGTGAGGACGAGCCCCGGCAGGAAGGAGCCGGACAGGTGGTGACGCTGCCAGGTCGTGCCGCCGTCGTCGCTCCAGTGGTAGTCGATGCCGTCCGCCGCCGAGGCGAACCCGGCCAACCGCAGGCCGAACCAGGTGACCTGCTGGAGCCCGTCGGGCGCGGTGACCGGGTGTCCCGTGCCGTCGCTGCCGACCGCGACCAGCCGGTGCTCCGCCGTGTCGGGGTCGAGCGTGTCGACCGGGACCTCCCCCGCGGCGAGCGGCCCCTCAGCCCCGCTGATGCGGACCGCTTCCTCGCGCCCGTCCGTCGAGACGAGGGCGATGCTGGAGTCGCCCCACCCCCGGCGCACGACG
Above is a genomic segment from Nocardioides aromaticivorans containing:
- a CDS encoding DUF885 domain-containing protein, translated to MTRLVDARTDQFVEDLAALDPLTATYAGIPGHEGELPDLSPDGFAAREELHRRALADVAALASADEREEVAKNAFLERVGLTVERADAGVERSEFSVISSAAHAVREIFDLMPTETAEHWDAIGDRLAAIPAALEGYRTTLLEEAAAGRVSARRQYAEVASQVRGWTGQEGAAGDYFLRAVAEAPESARDALTTAAQAASAAYAEFGRFVETDLQPRGRETDGVGRETYALASRYFLGAAVDLEETYAWGWEELKRIEDDMAATAQRIVGGGSVADAVAALDADPDRDCGSREAFQAWMQAKSDEILRAFDGVHFDIAEPIRTLQCKVAPINDGGAWYSPPSEDFSRPGTMWFSFTDDHEHYSTWRETTTVFHEGVPGHHLQCAQVVHQAELLNRWQRLLCWVSGHGEGWALYAERLMDELGYFDDPGDRLGFLDMQGFRAARVIVDIGVHLGLEVPKDNPFGWRPGEVWDADRVLEFMRAHSRMDDGALRFEVNRYLGWPGQAPSYKVGERIWLDARADAQARHGSDFDLKAFHTAALNLGSIGLDPLKAALGRL
- a CDS encoding DNA glycosylase AlkZ-like family protein, producing MTHLDPGQARRIALRAQLLDARRSRSVAEVVEELTLLQVDPTAAVAPSVDLVLWSRLGDEYEHSDLTFALETERSLVEHSSFVRPVDDIGLVLATTTADLHPRVLAWVAANDRFRADVLAQLAAEGPRTAAEIPDTCQEPWASSGWNNDKNVNRMLEMLTLLGDVAISGRRGRLRVYDLAERVYPADLVVPSYDDARAALDRRRLASLGIARATAKGNGGEELGAGGAGEPATVEGVDGEWRVDPDALAAADEPLEGRCAFLSPFDRLVYDRDRARELFGFDYVLEMYKPAAQRRWGYFALPIVYDDRLVGKLDAKADRKAGLLRVHAVHEDFPWEPAIGDAVEAELDALAGWLGMALTRA
- a CDS encoding helix-turn-helix transcriptional regulator, with product MQTTSGRVLELLGLLQSRVEWTAPELAARLGVTERTVRNDVTRLRELGYPVDGLRGRTGHYRLGVGAKLPPLLLDDEEAVAVAVGLRTLTGVAGFEESGGRALTKLEHVLPDRLRRRVTALRDATEAGPVNTDSNVEDPEVDAGVLAEIADAIRDHRGLRAFYGPPGGEDGEGEDGDRERVEIEPYRVVAWQRRWFVVGRSPATGAWAPYRVDWLTLRLPGGRHFVPAELPGDLTELVVREVARTGWAVHARLVIDAAPEEVLARINPAVGVVEPLPDGRCVLVTGGDSLEIVAVWIGMLGIDFTVESPAALVDHLRVLAERYAGAVVGSAG